One Skermanella pratensis genomic window, TGTGCAGCTTCGTGTAGCCGCCGTCCGGGATGATGTTGCCCCACATCTCGCCGTTCACGAAGCACTTGGCCGGGTCGAGCGGCTGGCCGAAATAGGTCTGGGTGACGGCGATCACGGCCTTGGCCACCTGGCCCTTCAACCGGTTCAGCGCGGGATGGTCCTGCTCGAAAAGGTCCTTCCGGCCCTGCCAGCCCCGGACGGCTGACATGTGCTTGTCGGGCGTGGCATCGCGCTCCTTCCGAAGGTACGCCGCCAGGTCGGCGTTCATCGCGGCATGGTCGCGGATGCGCGCCTTGAACAGCGGCGTTCCGAAACAATACATCACCGCTTCGTTCAGCTTGATAGACTGCATGCGGATACCTTTCGCCTTTCGTTGCGGAGGCCCGTCGCGGACCCCCGATACGGGACGCGATACGGAACGAAGGCCGGGCCGCTTCCCGCCTCCGCCTGCCGGTTACGTCGTTAACACCTGATAACATGGTTAACACAGCGGGAGCCTGGACAGAATTGCCTGTCGCGGCGACGATCGACATGTCTCCGTTGCGCGGACCGTGCCACGGCCCTATGGTGCTGCCCTGATCTTCAGGTTTTTGGCGCAGGCATGTCCGAGCTCAAGCATATCCGTAACTTCGCCATCATCGCCCATATCGATCACGGCAAGTCCACCCTGGCAGACCGCATGATCCAGATGTGCGGCGGCCTGGACTCGCGGGAGATGCGCGAGCAGGTGCTGGACAGCATGGACATCGAGCGGGAGCGCGGGATCACCATCAAGGCGCAGACCGTGCGCCTGCTCTATACCGCCAAGGACGGCGAGCAGTACCAGCTGAACCTGATGGACACCCCCGGCCACGTCGACTTCGCCTACGAGGTCAGCCGGTCGCTGGCGGCCTGCGAGGGGTCGATCCTGGTGGTGGACGCCAGCCAGGGGGTCGAGGCGCAGACGCTCGCCAACGTCTATCAGGCGATCGACAACAATCACGAGATCATCCCCGTCCTCAACAAGATCGACCTTCCCGCCGCCGAGCCGGAACGGGTGAAGGAGCAGATCGAGGACGTGATCGGGCTGGACGCGTCCGACGCCGTGATGATCTCCGCCAAGACCGGCCTGGGAATCCCGGACGTGCTGGAAGCGATCGTCCAGCGGCTGCCGCCGCCGAAGGGTAAGCCCGACGGCCCGGTCAAGGCGCTGCTGGTCGACAGCTGGTACGACCCCTACCTGGGCGTCGTCATCCTGGTGCGCGTGGTGGACGGCCAGCTCAAGGTCGGCATGAAGATGCGCATGATGGCGAGCGGCGCCGCGCGCGAGATCGACCGCGTCGGCGTCTTCACGCCCAAGGCGCTGCTGACCGGGGTGCTGAATCCCGGCGAGATGGGATTCATCACCGCCGGCATGAAGGACATCACCGAGACCAAGGTCGGCGACACCATCACCGACGACCGGCGGCCCGCGACCGAGATGCTGGCCGGCTTCAAGCCGTCCGTGCCGGTGGTGTTCTGCGGGTTGTTCCCGACCGATGCCGCCCAGTTCGAGCACCTGCGCGACAGCCTGGGCAAGCTGGCGCTGAACGACGCCAGCTTCCATTTCGAGGCGGAGACGTCGGCGGCGCTGGGCTTCGGCTTCCGCTGCGGCTTCCTGGGCCTGCTGCACCTGGAGATCATCCAGGAGCGGCTGGAGCGCGAGTTCGACCTGGACCTGATCACCACGGCGCCATCGGTGGTCTACAAGATCCACATGAACGACGGCAGCGTCATCGAACTGCACAATCCGGCCGACATGCCCGACCCGGTGCGGATCACCAAGATCGAGGAACCCTGGATCAAGGCGACCATCATGCTGCCGGACGAGTATCTGGGCAGCGTGCTCCAGCTCTGCACCGACCGGCGCGGCGAGCAGGTCGAGCTGACCTATGCCGGCAGCCGCGCCATGATGGTCTACCGCCTTCCGCTGAACGAGGTCGTGTTCGACTTCTACGACCGGTTGAAGAGCATCAGCCGGGGCTATGCCAGCTTCGATTACCAGTGGGACGAATACCGCGAGGGCGACCTGGTCAAGCTGTCGATCATGGTCAACGCCGAGCCGGTGGATGCCCTCAGCACCATCGTCCACCGGGCGGCGGCCGAGAAGCGCGGGCGCGCGCTATGCGAGCGGCTGAAGGAGCTGATCCCCCGGCAAATGTTCAAGATCGCGGTCCAGGCCGCCATCGGCAGCCGGGTCATCGCGCGCGAGACCATCAGCGCGATGCGCAAGGACGTTCTCGCCAAGTGCTA contains:
- a CDS encoding TIGR02466 family protein, giving the protein MQSIKLNEAVMYCFGTPLFKARIRDHAAMNADLAAYLRKERDATPDKHMSAVRGWQGRKDLFEQDHPALNRLKGQVAKAVIAVTQTYFGQPLDPAKCFVNGEMWGNIIPDGGYTKLHNHSKSHWSGVYYIDVDQMEGDWPENGCIEFVDPRSFPTAFHHPKFSMLPSLTIKPENGLMLLFPGWLNHYVHPYHGPAERISIAFNAMIRVDD
- the lepA gene encoding translation elongation factor 4, with translation MSELKHIRNFAIIAHIDHGKSTLADRMIQMCGGLDSREMREQVLDSMDIERERGITIKAQTVRLLYTAKDGEQYQLNLMDTPGHVDFAYEVSRSLAACEGSILVVDASQGVEAQTLANVYQAIDNNHEIIPVLNKIDLPAAEPERVKEQIEDVIGLDASDAVMISAKTGLGIPDVLEAIVQRLPPPKGKPDGPVKALLVDSWYDPYLGVVILVRVVDGQLKVGMKMRMMASGAAREIDRVGVFTPKALLTGVLNPGEMGFITAGMKDITETKVGDTITDDRRPATEMLAGFKPSVPVVFCGLFPTDAAQFEHLRDSLGKLALNDASFHFEAETSAALGFGFRCGFLGLLHLEIIQERLEREFDLDLITTAPSVVYKIHMNDGSVIELHNPADMPDPVRITKIEEPWIKATIMLPDEYLGSVLQLCTDRRGEQVELTYAGSRAMMVYRLPLNEVVFDFYDRLKSISRGYASFDYQWDEYREGDLVKLSIMVNAEPVDALSTIVHRAAAEKRGRALCERLKELIPRQMFKIAVQAAIGSRVIARETISAMRKDVLAKCYGGDISRKRKLLDKQKEGKKRMRQFGQVEIPQSAFIAALKMNDS